A stretch of Candidatus Binatus sp. DNA encodes these proteins:
- a CDS encoding LLM class flavin-dependent oxidoreductase, protein MIEIGIFHNGASDLPVVRTARGVAINDGNLAEVHESSQRTLVAQIRQGILADKLGFNYFFMTEHHFQPEGAEFSPNPLLAETAIAARTSRIRLGQAANIVTWWHPIRIAEQAAMLDVLSGGRLEFGIGRGYQPREAEVFGWPFATIQDQERNRAYYQEAYEIIIKAWTQPSFSHHGQFFTIPPVFTRWNHQQTIAYFESGKAGRKLEEVLNIGAPDPYGGPNPVMQSATTLKELQVFPQPLQRPHPQMWEPLTTERSIKWAAERGINGYFIVEPNSRLKKNVELYYQESEKAGWPDMLGRGALKYGWDSAKRRGVLTGRYIHMVLPGQNRERELKRFCEALEVQWDYYGPFGFAAVLADADEEKLDPSKKVPPELLLKKEVALFGTPAEVTAAIMRIKESCGYEDFAFNAWFEKGGFSTKEVEDQMQYFAEEVKPLLARACGGQVENPALGLDFEEKLK, encoded by the coding sequence ATGATCGAAATAGGAATTTTTCACAATGGCGCTTCCGATCTGCCGGTCGTCAGGACCGCGCGCGGCGTGGCGATCAACGACGGCAACCTGGCGGAGGTCCACGAATCGAGTCAGCGCACGCTGGTCGCGCAGATTCGGCAGGGAATTCTCGCCGACAAACTCGGCTTCAATTATTTCTTCATGACCGAGCATCACTTTCAGCCGGAGGGCGCGGAGTTCAGTCCGAATCCGCTGCTGGCGGAGACGGCGATCGCGGCGCGCACCAGCAGGATTCGGCTCGGGCAGGCGGCGAATATCGTAACCTGGTGGCATCCGATTCGAATCGCGGAGCAGGCCGCGATGCTCGACGTGCTGAGCGGCGGGCGGCTGGAATTCGGTATCGGGCGCGGCTATCAACCGCGCGAGGCGGAGGTGTTCGGCTGGCCGTTTGCGACGATCCAGGATCAGGAGCGCAATCGCGCGTACTACCAGGAAGCGTACGAGATCATTATCAAGGCGTGGACGCAGCCGTCGTTCTCGCATCACGGGCAGTTCTTCACGATTCCGCCGGTGTTCACGCGCTGGAATCATCAGCAGACGATCGCGTACTTCGAGTCGGGCAAGGCGGGACGCAAACTCGAAGAGGTGCTGAATATCGGCGCGCCCGATCCATACGGCGGTCCGAACCCGGTCATGCAAAGCGCGACCACGCTCAAGGAGCTGCAGGTGTTTCCGCAGCCGCTGCAACGGCCGCATCCGCAGATGTGGGAACCGCTGACGACCGAGCGATCGATCAAATGGGCCGCGGAACGCGGCATCAACGGGTACTTTATCGTCGAGCCGAACTCGCGCCTGAAGAAAAACGTCGAGCTGTACTACCAGGAATCGGAGAAGGCGGGATGGCCCGACATGCTCGGGCGCGGCGCGCTCAAGTACGGCTGGGATTCGGCGAAACGCCGCGGCGTGCTGACAGGTCGCTACATTCATATGGTGCTGCCGGGGCAGAATCGAGAGCGCGAACTGAAGCGATTTTGCGAGGCGCTGGAAGTGCAGTGGGACTATTACGGGCCGTTCGGCTTTGCTGCGGTGCTCGCGGATGCGGACGAGGAGAAGCTCGACCCGAGCAAGAAAGTTCCACCCGAGTTGTTGCTCAAGAAAGAAGTCGCGCTGTTTGGAACTCCGGCCGAAGTGACCGCGGCGATCATGCGCATCAAGGAGAGTTGCGGTTACGAGGATTTTGCGTTCAACGCGTGGTTCGAGAAAGGCGGCTTCAGCACGAAGGAAGTCGAAGATCAGATGCAGTACTTCGCCGAGGAGGTGAAGCCACTGCTCGCGCGCGCATGCGGCGGGCAGGTCGAGAATCCGGCGCTGGGGCTCGACTTCGAGGAAAAACTGAAGTGA